The genomic stretch GCTCCATCGGACTTGATCGGTCTAATCGCTTGATAAATGCTACGGGGAAATAGTTTAAAGGCACAGTCAATATCTCTGACTTTGATGCCTAGTACCCACTGAATAAAAATGTGATAGAGCCAAGCATTTAGCGATCGCACAAATACATCGGCACGTTTTGCCCGATAGCCAATTACGACTTGCGAATGATGCTGTGAATTTTGAATATAAGGCAGAAAACTATCGAGGTCGCTAATGGCAAATTGCCCATCACCATCGGTCAGGAAAATATATTCATGGAGAGCCTGATCAAATCCACTGCGTAGGGCTGAGCCATATCCTAAATTGTGGGGATGATTAATTAGGCGAATCCTTGAGTTTTGGGAGGCTAACTTCATGACGATCGCCTTAGTTGCATCGATAGACCCATCATTTACCACAATAATTTCATATTGCATCGGGCGATCGCTCAAGTAATCAACGGCATTGGCAATCACCCGACCAATATTTTCCGCCTCGTTATAGGCAGGAATTACTACAGACAGAGATAGTGAATGGTTCATAGGTGAATAGCTCATAGTGCTGAAAGTTTGTTTGGCAATGGTTGCGATCGGAAGGTGTGGGAAAGAAGGACTACAAATAAGATGACGTTTAAGGCGCTTACTGTGTAGATTACGCTCTGAAACCACATTGTGGGAATCGTATTAAATAAAGCTTCATGGTTATAGCGCAGATAAACGTAGCCCACATTTATCGCCCCCGTAACCGTAAAGCCCCCATAGATCCATTTAATTGTGGGAATCACCGCAATCGCGATCGCCAAAAAAGCTAGTCCATACAACATATAACGTTCGTGCATTCGGGTCGGCAACATAAAAAATCCGATCAGTAATGTGGAGATCGCGAGAGCTTGAGCACCAAAATGACGCTGCTGATAGAGAAATATCCCCAACCACAGCATAAGGATTCCCAAAAAGGCTAAACCAATTACCTTGTAGTTAATTCCCAGAAATTTTGTATAGTCCCGTTCCCAATTTGCCCAACCCCAAATATTAAAAGCATTCACCGAGGCAAAGTCATAATAATCGGCAGTACTTTGCAAACGTTGGTAGAGCGCTAAAAATGGTGTAGCAAGACCATCTTTTAGCCCATAAAATGGCTCTACGATTAGCCAGATCAGGGCAAGTCCCCCAATTGCGATCGCCACCCATTTCCACCAAGCTTGTCGAAACCATTGCGAAAGTACCAAAAATGGCGCAAGAAAAAGTCCCTGCGGTTTAAAGATCACCATCACCGCAATTAAGAGTCCCGATCTAACCAAATAATTTTGTTGAATTAAATAAAAAGCTCCTAACATCAACAAAATCATTACCCCGTCAACCTGTCCCCACAGTGCTGATACAAACAACATCAATGGATTAAAGGCGTAGAAGAGAGCGAGTTTATGGGCATTGTGCAGTGAAGTATGCGGTTTGAGGATTTGGGCAATCAACCATGCCGCGCTGATATCCGCCAATATCGGTGGTAACTTAATCATTGCCATGAATAATAATCCATCCCGATGACTCAGAGTTGGATCAACAAGCTGATAAATCTTGCCAATCAGCCACAGTATATAGAGATAGGCAGGGGGATAGTCGCAGTTGGAGTAGCCATAGAAATGGGATATACCTTGCTGCACTAAATCTAGTGACCAAGCCTTAAAGAGATTCATATCAATCCAAAAGGCTATGGGAAAACTGATCAATATCAGGCGAAAAACTAGGGCGATCGCCAATCCTAGATGAAACCGACGGGAATCTAGTTCTAATGGGGCTTTTGCAATATTGGTCATTTTTTCGGATCTGTCACCAGACAAGTAATATAGCAATCGCTAGTCCAGAAAATCGGAACAATTGATTAATTGTCTCTATATGATCAGCAAAGATGAGTGGCGGCGCTTTGCGCCGCCACTCATCTTTACCCTAAGCAAAACTTTCGTTGCTATAGCAGCATAGGTAATGTGGCGCATCATCCCATCTTGAGGACTATGCCTGTTTTTTGATCAGATCAAAATATTTGCAACTTTTACAACTTGCTTGGGTAATATATTTCAGTCAGGTTGGTAGAAACTTTTATGTCCGACTCCAAGCAAAGCCGCAAACTCAATCGTTTTTTTGCCGAATTTCTTGCCAAGATTAGAAAATGGCTAAACAAAATCGGCAGCCCAATTCGGATTAGTCGCCGCTTTATCCGTCTATTGCTCAATGGCAGTAGTGGAAAAAAACGCA from Pseudanabaena sp. Chao 1811 encodes the following:
- a CDS encoding glycosyltransferase family 2 protein, encoding MNHSLSLSVVIPAYNEAENIGRVIANAVDYLSDRPMQYEIIVVNDGSIDATKAIVMKLASQNSRIRLINHPHNLGYGSALRSGFDQALHEYIFLTDGDGQFAISDLDSFLPYIQNSQHHSQVVIGYRAKRADVFVRSLNAWLYHIFIQWVLGIKVRDIDCAFKLFPRSIYQAIRPIKSDGALFSAEFLLKLQQLPMLEPIIELPVRHFPRKFGVATGANIKVILKMFWECWQLKQECRDHIAIADVVKT
- a CDS encoding glycosyltransferase 87 family protein, giving the protein MTNIAKAPLELDSRRFHLGLAIALVFRLILISFPIAFWIDMNLFKAWSLDLVQQGISHFYGYSNCDYPPAYLYILWLIGKIYQLVDPTLSHRDGLLFMAMIKLPPILADISAAWLIAQILKPHTSLHNAHKLALFYAFNPLMLFVSALWGQVDGVMILLMLGAFYLIQQNYLVRSGLLIAVMVIFKPQGLFLAPFLVLSQWFRQAWWKWVAIAIGGLALIWLIVEPFYGLKDGLATPFLALYQRLQSTADYYDFASVNAFNIWGWANWERDYTKFLGINYKVIGLAFLGILMLWLGIFLYQQRHFGAQALAISTLLIGFFMLPTRMHERYMLYGLAFLAIAIAVIPTIKWIYGGFTVTGAINVGYVYLRYNHEALFNTIPTMWFQSVIYTVSALNVILFVVLLSHTFRSQPLPNKLSAL